From the Natronococcus sp. AD-5 genome, one window contains:
- a CDS encoding sulfite exporter TauE/SafE family protein, translating into MSLFEVGIPLIVLFVMFGLTVGILFGFFGMGGSFFVTPALLVLGHSAPTAVGTGLAFVFWTSLTATITHRGLDHIDYRLGFLLILGMTAGIEIGKRALLLLADIGLADLVVSLLYVVLLASIGVFVIRDGRHPAIEDESSVENPSSLSAHLERVTIPPTVTFHNDVTLSVWVVLPIALLIGSLSGFLGVGGGFLMVPALMYGLTMPGAVAVGTDIFQITISSAYGAFVYGQQGAIHFAMLVPLLVGSTVGTRIGAVLTDYLDDAELRTTFGAMLLIGSVSVASKTISHTYDIELLHTLSLTLLLGGALLMSVIILYLGVQNIREERSVLF; encoded by the coding sequence ATGAGCCTTTTCGAAGTGGGTATCCCCCTTATCGTCCTATTTGTCATGTTTGGACTGACTGTCGGTATCCTCTTTGGGTTCTTCGGGATGGGTGGGAGTTTCTTCGTTACCCCTGCACTTCTCGTTCTTGGGCATTCCGCACCTACTGCCGTCGGAACGGGACTCGCATTTGTCTTCTGGACGTCACTCACTGCGACGATTACGCATCGCGGCCTCGATCATATCGATTATCGACTCGGTTTCCTGTTGATTCTCGGAATGACGGCCGGTATCGAGATCGGGAAACGGGCACTACTGCTGCTGGCGGATATCGGACTCGCAGATCTAGTCGTCAGTCTCCTTTACGTCGTACTCCTCGCGTCAATTGGTGTGTTCGTCATCCGCGACGGACGACATCCCGCGATCGAAGACGAGAGTTCTGTCGAGAATCCGTCGTCTCTCTCCGCTCACCTCGAACGAGTCACTATCCCGCCAACGGTCACCTTTCACAATGACGTTACCCTCTCCGTCTGGGTGGTGCTTCCGATCGCGTTGTTAATCGGAAGTCTGTCCGGATTCCTCGGAGTCGGTGGCGGATTCTTGATGGTCCCCGCGCTCATGTACGGCTTGACGATGCCGGGAGCCGTCGCCGTCGGTACCGACATCTTTCAGATTACCATCTCCAGTGCGTACGGGGCATTCGTCTACGGGCAACAGGGAGCGATCCATTTCGCCATGTTGGTGCCGTTGCTCGTTGGCAGTACGGTCGGAACTCGTATCGGTGCTGTCCTCACCGACTATCTCGACGACGCGGAACTCAGGACGACCTTCGGTGCTATGCTACTCATTGGAAGTGTCTCGGTGGCGAGCAAAACTATCAGCCACACATACGACATTGAACTGCTGCATACGCTTAGTTTGACGCTCCTCCTCGGTGGTGCGCTGCTGATGAGCGTGATCATCCTCTACCTCGGGGTGCAAAATATACGCGAAGAACGATCTGTTTTGTTTTGA
- a CDS encoding SHOCT domain-containing protein, whose translation MATDDSLVRTILIVIAAILLLPFLMMVVMMPMMGVWGWGHMWDGSMWNGTGATWMWLLMSVVPLLVILGVGYLLYSSIRQSSTQQRDTALEELRLAYARGDISDEEFEERRKRLQRGV comes from the coding sequence ATGGCAACCGATGATTCACTGGTTCGGACGATCCTGATCGTCATCGCTGCAATCCTGCTTCTGCCCTTCCTCATGATGGTTGTGATGATGCCAATGATGGGCGTATGGGGGTGGGGACACATGTGGGATGGCAGTATGTGGAACGGCACGGGAGCTACGTGGATGTGGCTTCTCATGTCAGTAGTCCCTTTGCTCGTGATTCTCGGGGTCGGGTACCTCCTGTACAGTTCGATTCGCCAGTCCAGTACTCAACAACGTGATACCGCACTCGAAGAGTTGAGGTTGGCCTATGCCCGTGGCGACATTTCGGATGAAGAGTTTGAAGAACGCCGTAAGCGCCTACAGCGCGGGGTTTAA
- a CDS encoding potassium channel family protein encodes MSIDRWLTETTRRLTRLSIGYRIAVYVVIVAVIVSVYTAFYWYGMAVYEGRNLSRAAALQTVVQSLTTTGYGQDAPWETTIMNLFTILMQFTGILLLFLLLPLFVVPWFSQLIQQRRFDTVEPLENHVVISGHTPLVHTFITEIESHAHQHPYVIIETDQDRAAELRDLGHTVLHGDPESESDLRKASIEKAQAAVVAGDDQLTLNAALAVRDVAPMVPITATLEDATLRQYLHSAGVEYVVQPRQVIGQALATHYAMSGGIPSDRIVILGHGTVGSTVRSALETWGADPTVVDIDEDEHVDVVGDATTTKTLQDAGVENADAVIISLPKDRQALYATLLARELNSTVDIFVRVTESKAVGRVKRAGADYVLELSAISGQMVAAAVLDEPVSGTDSDILFTRLSDPDGELSALDIDRIIGVTRNEELYLAPDHDFELQQSDLLIYVRE; translated from the coding sequence ATGAGTATCGATCGCTGGCTAACGGAGACGACACGTCGGTTAACGCGGCTGAGCATCGGGTATCGCATCGCAGTGTACGTCGTCATCGTGGCCGTCATCGTGAGCGTGTATACGGCCTTTTACTGGTACGGTATGGCCGTGTACGAGGGCCGCAACCTCTCTCGCGCTGCTGCCCTTCAGACAGTCGTCCAGTCGTTGACGACGACGGGATACGGGCAAGACGCACCGTGGGAAACGACGATCATGAATCTGTTTACGATTCTGATGCAGTTCACCGGCATCTTGCTCCTCTTTCTCCTCCTGCCACTATTCGTCGTGCCCTGGTTTAGTCAACTCATCCAGCAACGACGGTTCGATACTGTTGAGCCACTCGAAAATCACGTCGTAATCTCCGGACACACGCCGCTCGTCCACACGTTCATCACCGAGATTGAGTCACATGCTCATCAACACCCATATGTAATCATCGAAACAGACCAAGATCGCGCAGCAGAACTCCGCGACCTCGGACACACCGTGTTACACGGGGATCCAGAATCCGAATCCGACCTCCGGAAAGCCTCGATCGAGAAGGCACAGGCCGCGGTCGTCGCTGGCGACGATCAGTTGACGCTGAACGCTGCGCTCGCTGTCCGCGACGTGGCTCCGATGGTCCCGATAACCGCAACGCTTGAGGACGCGACACTCCGGCAGTATCTGCACTCGGCTGGCGTCGAGTATGTCGTACAGCCACGACAGGTAATCGGGCAAGCGCTCGCCACGCACTATGCGATGAGTGGGGGAATCCCGTCCGATCGAATCGTTATCCTTGGTCACGGAACGGTCGGCAGTACCGTTCGGTCGGCGTTGGAAACCTGGGGTGCAGATCCGACCGTCGTAGACATCGATGAGGACGAACACGTGGACGTCGTCGGCGACGCAACCACTACGAAGACACTTCAAGACGCGGGCGTCGAAAACGCAGACGCAGTCATCATTTCGCTTCCGAAAGACCGACAAGCACTGTACGCAACACTACTTGCCCGTGAGTTGAATTCGACAGTCGATATTTTTGTGCGAGTGACAGAGAGCAAAGCAGTTGGACGAGTCAAACGGGCAGGCGCTGACTACGTACTTGAATTATCGGCTATCTCCGGACAGATGGTCGCTGCTGCTGTCCTCGACGAGCCCGTTAGCGGTACTGATAGTGATATCCTGTTCACTCGTCTGAGCGACCCGGACGGAGAACTCTCAGCACTCGACATTGACCGCATCATCGGTGTCACTCGAAATGAGGAGTTGTACCTCGCACCTGATCACGATTTTGAACTACAACAAAGCGATCTTCTCATCTACGTGAGAGAGTGA
- a CDS encoding DUF6884 domain-containing protein: MKWRFDSRERQFSRPTPSRARSPGDDLAVSSHWVPGVRDATVVAAEDRPLYRLLMDLLADVQVPDCMPARLISDCEDLVGVKRAVENINRGRADIGGVSWGMGYCYNVRDAIEEYRDRGPLTLVAVGCSGSKCEVDDPVPAADLYQGTYWSCKDNYSATISDDQRVISAQHALLRFDEEIAYYERTLEDLEGIPVDSSGRLPNGEDVNTFLDQWTLSVYEGLTRWLLEATGGIDPRDVSLEILLRRNYRDPLEERGVFDRLRSPADLEISFPFQEVPEAQGGNGNQMGWMTNEVEKRSV; encoded by the coding sequence ATGAAGTGGAGGTTTGATTCACGTGAGCGACAGTTCTCACGTCCCACGCCCTCGCGAGCACGATCTCCTGGTGACGACCTCGCAGTGTCGAGCCACTGGGTCCCCGGCGTTCGCGATGCAACTGTCGTCGCTGCCGAGGACCGACCGCTGTACCGCCTTCTCATGGATCTCCTCGCGGACGTTCAGGTCCCCGACTGTATGCCGGCCCGGCTCATATCTGACTGCGAGGACCTCGTCGGCGTGAAGCGAGCAGTCGAGAACATCAACCGTGGTCGTGCTGACATCGGCGGCGTCAGCTGGGGAATGGGCTACTGCTACAACGTTAGAGACGCGATCGAGGAGTACCGGGACCGCGGGCCGCTCACGCTCGTTGCGGTTGGTTGCTCGGGCTCGAAGTGCGAGGTCGATGACCCAGTTCCGGCAGCGGACCTCTACCAGGGTACCTACTGGTCGTGTAAGGACAACTACAGCGCCACGATCAGCGACGATCAGCGGGTTATCTCGGCTCAGCATGCGCTTCTTCGATTCGACGAGGAGATTGCGTACTACGAACGAACGCTGGAGGACCTCGAAGGGATCCCGGTCGACTCGAGTGGTCGCCTTCCGAATGGAGAAGACGTCAACACGTTCCTCGACCAGTGGACACTCAGCGTTTACGAAGGGCTGACCCGTTGGCTTCTCGAAGCCACAGGTGGGATCGATCCACGAGATGTTTCGCTCGAGATCCTCCTCAGGAGGAACTATCGTGACCCGCTCGAGGAGCGGGGTGTGTTCGACCGGCTTCGTTCCCCAGCCGATCTCGAGATCTCGTTCCCATTCCAGGAGGTGCCCGAGGCGCAGGGAGGAAACGGGAACCAGATGGGGTGGATGACCAACGAGGTCGAAAAGAGGTCGGTGTGA
- a CDS encoding ABC1 kinase family protein, with product MLQDAVPPGPYREMIPSLASDIGYHSYDDFDPKPIAAGSLAQVYHATYQGEQAAVKVRRPGIQELIETDLQIIRRLIPIALLLTPDRLHFSLRNIADDFERIILEELDFEREAGMMDEIRSNFAADADETIRIPRVFHDASSERILTMEYVAGTKVTNVDELKARGHDPTQVASDVANAYLAMGLEHGVYHGDPHPGNIAVDATGRIVFYDFGMSGRFTPARQSSVVNLYLAAVNRDVDAIIDELIELGALDPDADRTAVKNVLQLVIEDLEGSETMSWQQIIDEVIGMLHDFPFRIPPDVMLAIRVGTISEGVLRQLDPEFDFLATTRVFLRKHGFVERAAHMKFIEMRSEFESSIWALLRLPTKLERELDARERDRNQHDQFTVRYQQRMSRSLGYAILTAGTLIGSAILATQSSTYAAIGILIALVFLILFFVSTH from the coding sequence ATGCTTCAGGATGCAGTCCCGCCCGGCCCGTACCGTGAGATGATTCCCTCGCTCGCATCGGACATCGGGTACCATTCGTACGATGATTTTGATCCAAAACCGATCGCAGCGGGATCTCTGGCACAGGTCTACCACGCAACCTACCAGGGTGAACAGGCGGCCGTAAAGGTTCGGCGGCCTGGAATCCAAGAACTCATTGAAACTGATCTACAAATCATACGCCGACTCATCCCCATTGCACTGCTTCTCACTCCCGATCGGCTTCACTTCTCGCTTAGGAATATCGCCGATGACTTCGAACGTATCATTCTGGAGGAACTCGACTTCGAGCGAGAAGCCGGAATGATGGACGAGATCAGATCGAATTTCGCTGCTGATGCGGATGAAACAATCCGTATCCCGCGTGTCTTTCACGATGCCTCCTCCGAACGAATCCTCACTATGGAGTACGTTGCTGGAACGAAAGTGACCAACGTCGATGAACTCAAAGCGAGAGGTCACGACCCGACACAGGTCGCCAGTGATGTGGCGAATGCATATCTCGCTATGGGGCTCGAACATGGAGTATATCACGGAGATCCGCATCCTGGAAACATTGCAGTTGACGCGACCGGCCGCATCGTCTTTTACGACTTCGGGATGAGCGGACGGTTCACCCCTGCCAGGCAGAGCAGCGTCGTGAATCTCTATCTCGCCGCTGTCAACCGCGACGTCGATGCCATTATCGACGAACTCATCGAACTCGGAGCGCTCGACCCCGACGCCGATAGAACCGCCGTCAAGAATGTTCTTCAATTAGTCATCGAAGATCTGGAAGGTAGCGAAACGATGAGTTGGCAGCAGATCATCGATGAGGTAATCGGAATGCTCCACGACTTTCCCTTTCGCATCCCCCCGGACGTTATGTTGGCCATCCGAGTGGGGACGATCAGCGAGGGTGTTCTCAGACAACTCGATCCGGAGTTCGATTTCCTTGCAACTACACGGGTGTTCCTCCGCAAACACGGATTCGTCGAACGAGCAGCCCATATGAAGTTCATCGAGATGCGATCCGAGTTCGAATCCTCTATTTGGGCACTGCTTCGACTACCGACGAAACTCGAGCGAGAGCTCGATGCGAGAGAGCGAGATCGTAATCAACACGACCAATTCACAGTTCGGTATCAGCAGCGAATGTCGCGGTCACTCGGCTATGCCATCCTCACGGCTGGAACGCTCATCGGGAGTGCTATCCTCGCAACTCAGAGCAGTACCTATGCTGCAATTGGGATACTGATTGCTCTCGTGTTCCTCATTTTGTTCTTCGTCTCCACACACTAA
- the lpdA gene encoding dihydrolipoyl dehydrogenase: protein MTETDTYDTIVLGGGMAGLPVALKSAHHGWEVALVEDDLLGGTCLNRGCIPTKTIIRSAEIAHLVDRAKEFGVTIEGEHQTDMETVVERQQTVVEGIRSGAYDNVERAENLDLIEGRGSFESVSEIAVNDRILSADRIIVNTGARPLKPPIDGLEEVPTLDSTSALEVTGVPDYLVVVGGGYVGVEYAQMYARFGADVTLFQRGERILPNEEPDVSHVVQDVFESEEITLHTNTSVEQLAEAGEGIEVTASRGNETLTVDASDVLIAAGRQPNSDGLNLNDVGIETDEKGFIEIDEQYETSAESVWAVGDVTGMPMFTHSARDDADLLYRHLTNDEEIDRTDRHVPHAIFTDPEVARVGLTEAEAREAGYEVGIGRTEYEEQGKPKALGETDGFVKIVTDTETDEILGAHIVGKHGAELIHELIIAMELGGTASDVANAIHIHPTLSEVVNSAAGGVHQPS from the coding sequence ATGACTGAGACAGACACGTACGACACGATCGTTCTTGGCGGTGGAATGGCTGGCCTCCCAGTGGCTCTCAAAAGCGCGCACCACGGATGGGAGGTCGCACTCGTCGAAGATGATCTGCTCGGCGGAACGTGTCTCAATCGTGGGTGTATCCCAACGAAGACGATAATTCGGAGTGCTGAAATTGCTCACCTCGTTGATCGGGCCAAGGAGTTTGGTGTTACCATCGAAGGAGAACATCAGACTGATATGGAGACTGTCGTTGAGCGCCAGCAAACCGTCGTCGAAGGGATTCGATCCGGTGCATACGATAACGTCGAAAGGGCAGAAAACCTCGATCTAATCGAGGGACGGGGTAGTTTCGAATCAGTAAGCGAGATCGCTGTAAACGATCGTATCCTCTCCGCAGATCGGATTATTGTTAACACGGGCGCTCGCCCGTTGAAGCCACCGATCGACGGACTCGAGGAGGTACCGACATTGGATAGCACGTCTGCGCTCGAAGTAACCGGCGTTCCCGATTACCTCGTCGTGGTTGGCGGCGGCTACGTCGGTGTCGAGTACGCACAAATGTATGCTCGATTCGGAGCGGATGTGACGCTGTTCCAACGCGGAGAACGCATTCTCCCGAACGAGGAACCGGACGTGAGTCACGTCGTGCAGGACGTCTTCGAATCCGAAGAAATCACGCTGCACACGAATACGAGCGTCGAACAGCTCGCTGAAGCCGGAGAGGGTATCGAAGTAACGGCGAGTCGGGGCAATGAGACGCTAACCGTTGACGCATCGGACGTGTTGATCGCTGCTGGTCGCCAGCCGAACAGCGACGGTCTCAATCTCAACGACGTGGGCATCGAGACGGACGAGAAGGGCTTTATCGAAATCGACGAACAGTACGAGACGTCAGCCGAATCGGTCTGGGCAGTAGGCGATGTGACCGGAATGCCGATGTTCACGCACTCCGCTCGAGATGACGCCGATCTGTTGTACCGGCATCTCACCAACGACGAAGAGATAGATCGCACAGACCGGCACGTCCCTCACGCGATTTTTACCGATCCTGAAGTCGCACGAGTCGGACTCACGGAAGCGGAAGCTCGAGAAGCAGGCTATGAGGTCGGCATTGGACGGACTGAGTACGAGGAGCAAGGAAAACCCAAGGCATTAGGTGAGACTGACGGGTTCGTCAAGATCGTCACTGACACGGAGACTGATGAGATCCTTGGTGCCCACATCGTTGGGAAACACGGTGCAGAGCTGATTCACGAACTCATCATTGCGATGGAACTCGGTGGAACCGCATCGGATGTAGCGAATGCGATTCATATCCATCCGACGCTCTCTGAGGTCGTAAATTCGGCAGCAGGAGGTGTCCATCAACCCTCCTGA
- a CDS encoding SWIM zinc finger family protein, translated as MVTIEDGLSDSCVCPADKHYRGACKHRIAVAVHTSVLEAALNVQQIQELNTSELQAKEFC; from the coding sequence CTGGTCACGATCGAGGACGGCTTATCAGACAGTTGTGTCTGTCCAGCAGATAAGCACTACCGCGGAGCGTGCAAACATCGAATTGCAGTCGCGGTCCACACATCTGTTCTCGAAGCTGCGCTCAACGTACAGCAGATTCAAGAACTGAATACCAGCGAGTTGCAGGCCAAAGAGTTCTGTTGA
- a CDS encoding YHS domain-containing protein translates to MPIDPVCGMQVTRNSVVASIEYDGETYYFCSEECYQRFNEQPKIYIE, encoded by the coding sequence ATGCCGATTGATCCGGTTTGTGGGATGCAAGTTACCCGCAATAGCGTAGTTGCTTCGATCGAATACGATGGTGAAACATATTATTTTTGCAGCGAAGAGTGCTATCAACGATTCAATGAGCAACCGAAAATATACATAGAATGA
- a CDS encoding cation:proton antiporter, translated as MTLFQTMPVEDPVTIFALAMVIFLVAPLLLERHRLPGIIGIILVGAAIGPNAAGIIERGEAIVLLGEVGLIYLMFLAGVEIDLNRFFDNIDQSIIFGVLAFLIPQGVGTVFGMWVFGFSLSTALLFAAIFASHTLLAYPIARQLGIVGNDAVTATIGGTVLTNVLALLVLVIVVASAEAPLDWLFWVELGLGITLLFTGIWYIVPWLGRRFFRSLAEESYFEFLFVMAALFGSAVFAEIVGAEPIIGALVAGLALNRLIPDRGPLMNRVQFVGNALFIPFFLLSIGLLVDVSLIVGGRESLLLAGSLIGLTLVTKFVASWLTGLLYAYDHDQIGSMFGLSVGQAEALAIVLIAFEAGIPGFDTDMINGAVSMILVVSLVSPIVVEKYGRAVVTKEGRGKREPTDLRQRILIPFTPVPEHHEKLMKYHESLLDLALSIREEQSTEPLHTLAVVHPGPKTEQKVATADAAIAHTEEYAAGAEVPVTFHTRVDHNIASGITRAAVENRITTILLDWDGMRLYRQPLFSQTRRQVLAWTDQLVLVSRIREPLNTVSRIIVVLPPELSHNPNFYKVGQTIERIAAGTGAPIRALVVEESGDYYEQLFGELESNTPIEREYIDDWDRLIRVLSEDVTVSDLVVCASARRNTIGWRPELQELTERVPTLTSGDFVVIYPPVGGDTDEQPQLSME; from the coding sequence GTGACACTGTTTCAAACCATGCCTGTCGAAGATCCGGTAACGATCTTCGCGTTGGCGATGGTTATCTTTCTCGTCGCACCACTCCTCTTAGAACGCCATCGATTACCCGGCATTATCGGAATCATCCTCGTTGGGGCTGCGATCGGTCCAAATGCAGCTGGTATTATCGAGCGAGGGGAGGCGATCGTTCTCCTTGGGGAGGTCGGACTGATCTATCTGATGTTCCTCGCCGGTGTCGAGATCGATCTCAACAGGTTTTTTGATAACATCGACCAGAGCATCATCTTCGGCGTTCTCGCATTTCTGATTCCTCAGGGAGTCGGTACCGTTTTCGGAATGTGGGTGTTCGGATTTTCGTTGTCGACGGCGTTATTGTTCGCGGCGATCTTCGCCTCGCATACGCTGCTCGCGTATCCTATTGCCCGTCAATTGGGGATCGTCGGCAATGACGCCGTCACAGCAACCATCGGCGGCACTGTGCTCACGAACGTACTCGCACTGCTCGTCCTCGTTATCGTCGTCGCTTCGGCGGAAGCTCCCCTCGATTGGCTGTTTTGGGTGGAACTCGGGCTTGGCATCACGCTGCTCTTCACCGGGATCTGGTATATCGTTCCGTGGCTCGGTCGCCGGTTCTTTCGGAGCCTCGCTGAAGAGAGTTACTTCGAGTTCCTGTTCGTCATGGCTGCCCTCTTCGGTTCAGCGGTTTTCGCCGAAATAGTCGGAGCCGAACCAATTATCGGAGCGCTCGTGGCAGGGCTGGCTCTCAACCGGCTCATCCCCGATCGAGGGCCGTTGATGAATCGCGTCCAGTTCGTTGGCAACGCACTGTTCATCCCGTTCTTTCTTCTCTCGATAGGGTTGCTCGTCGATGTGAGCTTGATTGTTGGGGGGCGCGAGTCGCTGCTGCTTGCCGGATCGCTTATCGGACTCACACTCGTCACGAAGTTCGTTGCGTCCTGGCTGACCGGCCTGCTGTACGCGTATGATCACGACCAGATCGGAAGCATGTTCGGACTCTCGGTCGGACAGGCCGAAGCGTTGGCGATCGTGCTCATCGCGTTCGAGGCTGGTATTCCCGGATTCGATACGGATATGATCAACGGCGCGGTGTCGATGATCCTCGTTGTGAGTCTGGTCAGTCCGATCGTGGTGGAGAAATACGGTCGAGCAGTCGTGACGAAAGAGGGGCGAGGGAAACGCGAGCCGACCGACCTTCGCCAACGGATCCTCATTCCGTTTACTCCGGTCCCCGAGCACCACGAGAAGCTGATGAAGTATCATGAGTCGCTGCTCGATCTAGCATTATCTATTCGGGAGGAACAATCCACCGAACCGTTACACACGCTGGCGGTCGTCCACCCGGGACCGAAAACGGAGCAAAAGGTTGCGACCGCCGATGCAGCAATCGCACACACGGAAGAGTACGCTGCCGGTGCAGAGGTGCCGGTAACGTTTCACACGCGCGTCGATCACAACATCGCCTCTGGGATCACTCGTGCAGCCGTCGAAAACCGGATCACGACGATCCTTCTCGACTGGGACGGGATGCGGCTCTACAGACAACCGCTCTTCAGTCAGACTAGGCGGCAGGTTCTCGCATGGACTGACCAACTCGTTCTCGTTTCCCGAATCAGGGAACCGCTCAATACTGTCTCCCGAATCATCGTCGTGCTTCCACCCGAACTGTCGCACAACCCAAACTTCTACAAAGTCGGACAAACGATCGAGCGGATCGCAGCGGGTACTGGAGCGCCGATACGAGCACTCGTCGTCGAGGAGTCTGGGGATTATTACGAGCAACTGTTCGGAGAACTCGAATCGAACACGCCTATTGAGAGAGAATACATCGATGACTGGGATCGATTGATTCGAGTTCTTTCCGAAGACGTGACGGTGAGTGATCTCGTGGTGTGTGCGAGCGCTCGCCGAAACACCATCGGTTGGCGACCGGAACTCCAGGAACTGACCGAACGCGTCCCGACGCTCACGTCGGGCGACTTCGTCGTAATCTATCCGCCGGTCGGTGGAGATACCGACGAGCAGCCACAATTGTCAATGGAATAA
- a CDS encoding saccharopine dehydrogenase family protein, which yields MGTTDRSFDAGVVDINRMSCSSILVAGGYGTVGRYITDDLASTFPGRVIAGGRDEQKASALADKVGNGVVAQHLDVTDADSIDAALEGVGFVINTIDHPDARLFRAAIDHGFAFTSITPVLPVWETARSLSDRAEETGARIVLGTGIQPGISNMLARLGATRVGTVDTVSTALVLSIGDEFGPASLSEMMDLASHPYEIAISGYQKHVSPFDGESMVIFPEPVGERWTYLFPLPDQFYYAQTLGADTVTVRFALDPPWLGRVLATVAGWGRASTLMDQPLPRRVLSEALDLVHRLYKGRDWFSLTVDVVGSDSSVAFTLTDLGQARATGISAATVGRALYEGRIDAPGVRLSEEVIDPTWFFGRLAKRNLTYETRSSTISPTLDYDSNGD from the coding sequence ATGGGAACCACCGACAGGAGTTTTGATGCTGGTGTGGTGGATATCAACAGAATGTCTTGCTCGTCTATCCTCGTTGCCGGTGGGTATGGAACCGTGGGAAGGTACATCACCGACGACCTCGCCTCGACGTTTCCAGGTCGCGTGATCGCCGGCGGACGCGACGAACAGAAGGCATCAGCGCTTGCCGACAAGGTAGGAAACGGTGTCGTCGCACAGCACCTGGACGTAACTGACGCAGATTCTATCGACGCTGCCCTTGAAGGCGTGGGATTCGTCATTAACACTATTGACCATCCCGATGCCCGGTTGTTTCGCGCCGCGATCGACCACGGGTTCGCCTTCACTTCCATCACGCCCGTTCTCCCGGTCTGGGAGACAGCACGATCATTGAGCGATCGGGCCGAAGAAACTGGAGCGAGGATTGTCCTCGGTACCGGTATTCAGCCCGGGATCTCGAATATGCTGGCACGCCTGGGCGCGACGCGCGTCGGTACCGTTGACACGGTCTCCACGGCACTGGTCCTTTCCATCGGCGATGAGTTCGGTCCGGCCAGCTTATCCGAGATGATGGATCTTGCCAGTCATCCCTACGAAATCGCCATCAGTGGATATCAAAAACACGTCTCGCCCTTCGACGGTGAATCGATGGTCATATTCCCGGAGCCGGTCGGTGAACGATGGACCTACCTGTTTCCGTTACCCGACCAGTTCTATTACGCTCAGACGCTCGGCGCAGACACAGTGACCGTTCGCTTCGCGCTCGATCCGCCCTGGCTCGGACGCGTTCTTGCAACCGTCGCAGGTTGGGGCAGGGCCTCGACGCTGATGGACCAGCCACTTCCACGTCGCGTGCTCTCCGAAGCACTGGATCTGGTTCATCGACTCTACAAGGGCCGTGACTGGTTCTCGCTCACCGTCGATGTCGTTGGATCGGATAGCTCGGTGGCGTTCACGCTCACTGACCTCGGCCAAGCTCGCGCCACCGGCATCAGTGCGGCGACCGTCGGACGTGCACTGTATGAAGGCCGCATTGACGCGCCTGGCGTCCGGCTCTCTGAGGAGGTTATCGACCCGACGTGGTTCTTTGGCCGTCTTGCCAAACGGAACCTGACGTATGAGACTAGGTCGAGTACCATATCGCCTACTCTTGATTACGACTCAAACGGAGACTGA